A genome region from Microbacterium profundi includes the following:
- a CDS encoding glycerophosphodiester phosphodiesterase family protein: MPRRSPLVIGHRGAPGYRPEHSRSSYELALAMGVDAVEPDIVATKDGVLVVRHENEISGTTDVAHRPEFADRKTTKRVDGQALTGWFTEDFTWDEIATLRTTERIPAVRTTSATFDGKQGVLRLTDLLDLVRAGSAEHGREIGVVLEIKHATYFESIGLDLASMIVRDLRSAGWADGELPLIIEAFESTVLARLRAMGIPASYIYLIEASGRPYDQLVAQGKAAATYKETVAPQGLDALVGKVDGVSVNKRMLLAKGSTIVADAHARGLKVFTWTARPENSFLAAEFRGEGGKAAFGDYEAEWAVLADAGIDGVFVDHPDLGVAFFRR, translated from the coding sequence ATGCCCAGGAGGTCTCCACTCGTCATCGGTCATCGCGGAGCCCCTGGCTACCGCCCCGAGCACAGCAGGTCTTCGTATGAACTCGCCCTCGCGATGGGGGTGGACGCTGTGGAGCCGGACATCGTCGCGACGAAGGACGGCGTGCTGGTCGTCCGTCACGAGAACGAGATATCGGGCACCACCGATGTGGCGCACCGCCCCGAGTTCGCCGACCGCAAGACGACCAAGCGTGTCGACGGGCAGGCGCTGACGGGCTGGTTCACCGAGGACTTCACCTGGGACGAAATCGCGACCCTGCGCACGACGGAGCGGATTCCGGCCGTGCGCACGACCAGTGCGACGTTCGACGGAAAGCAGGGCGTGCTGCGCCTGACGGACCTGCTCGACCTCGTGCGCGCGGGCTCTGCCGAACACGGCCGGGAGATCGGCGTCGTGCTGGAGATCAAGCACGCCACCTACTTCGAGAGCATCGGTCTGGATCTGGCGTCCATGATCGTCAGGGACCTCCGATCGGCGGGCTGGGCCGACGGCGAACTTCCCCTGATCATCGAGGCTTTCGAGTCGACGGTGCTCGCCCGGCTGCGGGCGATGGGCATCCCCGCCTCGTACATCTATCTGATCGAGGCATCCGGTCGTCCTTACGATCAGCTCGTCGCACAGGGCAAGGCGGCCGCGACCTACAAGGAGACGGTCGCACCGCAGGGGCTGGACGCGCTGGTCGGCAAGGTCGACGGCGTCAGCGTCAACAAGCGGATGCTGCTGGCCAAGGGCAGCACGATCGTCGCGGATGCGCACGCCAGGGGATTGAAGGTGTTCACCTGGACGGCGCGTCCGGAGAACTCGTTCCTCGCCGCCGAGTTCCGCGGCGAGGGCGGCAAGGCGGCGTTCGGCGACTACGAAGCGGAGTGGGCTGTGTTGGCGGATGCCGGTATCGACGGTGTCTTCGTCGATCATCCTGATCTCGGCGTCGCGTTCTTCCGCCGCTGA
- a CDS encoding Bax inhibitor-1/YccA family protein: MSNFAFNNPAFQKQDPRNVATYPGAAGAQGAQTASLAQAGMDAAANAQLEGMYAAPPAGSIETDRMSVEDTVWKTAGLFAILLVTAVVGWVWTLGGVSVDPTAGVSMLPMIVGALGGFVLAMIITFTSRKKVRPALIFAYAAFEGVFVGGISAFFELLYPGIVVQATLATVAVVGVTLALFASGKIRASAKMTKIFMIAMVGYLVFSLLNLVLMWTGINDNAFGLRSVEIMGIPLGLIIGVLVVFMAAYSLVLDFDQIQQGVRNGAPRKYGWVGGFGIMVTVVWLYIEILRIIAIARGSN; encoded by the coding sequence ATGAGCAATTTCGCATTCAACAACCCGGCGTTCCAGAAGCAGGATCCGCGGAACGTCGCGACCTATCCCGGCGCCGCCGGCGCCCAGGGCGCGCAGACCGCATCGCTCGCGCAAGCGGGCATGGATGCTGCCGCGAACGCGCAGCTCGAAGGCATGTACGCCGCGCCGCCGGCCGGTTCCATCGAGACCGACCGCATGAGCGTCGAGGACACCGTCTGGAAGACCGCAGGCCTGTTCGCGATCCTTCTCGTCACGGCAGTCGTCGGCTGGGTGTGGACACTGGGCGGCGTCAGCGTCGACCCGACCGCTGGCGTATCGATGCTTCCGATGATCGTCGGCGCCCTCGGCGGCTTCGTGCTCGCCATGATCATCACCTTCACCTCCCGCAAGAAGGTGCGCCCGGCGCTGATCTTCGCCTACGCGGCATTCGAGGGTGTGTTCGTCGGTGGTATCTCGGCGTTCTTCGAGCTTCTCTACCCCGGCATCGTCGTACAGGCGACGCTCGCGACGGTCGCCGTCGTCGGCGTGACTCTGGCGCTCTTCGCGAGCGGCAAGATCCGCGCATCCGCGAAGATGACCAAGATCTTCATGATCGCGATGGTCGGCTACCTCGTCTTCTCGTTGCTGAACCTCGTGCTCATGTGGACCGGCATCAACGACAACGCGTTCGGACTGCGCAGCGTCGAGATCATGGGCATTCCGCTCGGCCTGATCATCGGTGTGCTGGTCGTCTTCATGGCGGCATACTCGCTGGTGCTCGACTTCGACCAGATCCAGCAGGGTGTGCGCAACGGCGCTCCCCGCAAGTACGGCTGGGTCGGCGGTTTCGGCATCATGGTCACGGTCGTCTGGCTCTACATCGAGATCCTGCGCATCATCGCGATCGCCCGCGGCAGCAACTGA